One window of Gloeothece citriformis PCC 7424 genomic DNA carries:
- a CDS encoding succinylglutamate desuccinylase/aspartoacylase domain-containing protein, producing the protein MSNTPIKRVMTVGGTHGNELTGVYLVKKFQKYPHIIQRSTFETLTLLANPKAIEVGRRYLETDLNRCFKPQDLQNKNLFKYEQLRAKEIAQYIQDKQIDFIIDLHRTTANMGLTERVKIEISI; encoded by the coding sequence ATGTCTAATACACCTATCAAACGAGTTATGACCGTCGGCGGGACTCACGGAAATGAATTAACGGGAGTTTATTTAGTCAAAAAGTTTCAGAAATATCCCCATATCATTCAACGTTCAACTTTTGAAACTTTGACTTTATTAGCTAATCCAAAAGCGATTGAAGTCGGAAGACGTTATCTAGAAACTGACTTAAATCGCTGTTTCAAACCTCAAGACTTACAAAATAAAAATCTGTTTAAGTATGAACAATTAAGGGCAAAAGAAATTGCTCAATATATCCAAGACAAACAAATTGATTTTATCATCGATCTCCATAGGACAACAGCTAACATGGGGTTAACTGAACGGGTAAAAATCGAGATATCAATCTGA
- a CDS encoding ABC transporter permease: MKRYFKILKLFWSTAIAAELEYRLNFLIATFTSLANLVGSLFSLFLFYRTGYSFEGWTWQEALIVLGIFTFLQGISETFLSPNLNKIVDLVQQGTLDFVLLKPINSQFWLSTRVISPWGFPDLCFGGILVLYSGSQLGLTFNNYLLSAIPIFFGIIILYSLWFMLGATSIWFVKIYNVTEVLRGFLEAGRYPMIAYPAAYRFFFTFIIPVAFLTTIPAEVMLGKSQFIWIIGAGLLSVGLFIVSKLFWQFALRFYTSASS, encoded by the coding sequence ATGAAACGATATTTTAAGATTTTAAAATTGTTTTGGAGTACGGCGATCGCTGCTGAGTTAGAGTATCGTCTCAATTTTTTAATTGCTACATTTACCAGTTTAGCCAATTTAGTAGGGAGTTTGTTTAGTTTATTTTTATTTTACCGCACTGGCTATAGTTTTGAGGGGTGGACATGGCAAGAAGCGTTAATTGTTTTAGGAATTTTTACGTTTTTACAAGGGATTTCCGAGACTTTTTTAAGTCCTAATTTAAATAAAATTGTCGATTTGGTACAACAGGGAACTTTAGATTTTGTGCTTTTAAAACCGATTAATAGTCAATTTTGGTTATCAACTAGAGTGATTTCTCCTTGGGGATTTCCAGATTTATGTTTTGGGGGAATTTTAGTTTTATATTCGGGGTCTCAATTGGGATTAACTTTCAATAATTACTTACTAAGTGCTATTCCGATATTTTTTGGCATTATTATTCTTTATAGTCTCTGGTTTATGCTGGGGGCGACTAGCATCTGGTTTGTAAAAATTTATAATGTTACTGAAGTTTTACGGGGATTTTTAGAGGCGGGACGTTATCCGATGATTGCTTATCCGGCTGCCTATCGATTCTTTTTTACCTTTATTATTCCAGTGGCTTTTTTAACCACTATTCCGGCTGAAGTGATGTTAGGAAAAAGTCAATTTATTTGGATCATTGGGGCTGGTCTTTTGTCAGTGGGTTTATTTATTGTTTCTAAGTTATTTTGGCAATTTGCTTTACGCTTTTATACCAGTGCGTCTAGTTAA
- the recJ gene encoding single-stranded-DNA-specific exonuclease RecJ, translated as MNDTRWQIITPSEIPSWFLETVKRYAPHSDGKYAAQLLWHRGIQDPLQLPGFLDPDVYQPSSPFAFGQEMKWAIQRLQQAREKGEKITIWGDFDADGITATSVLWDGLGEFFPQYLQLDYYIPNRFTESHGLNCSGIDYLANEGTSLIISCDTGSTNLTEIDYAHQLGIDIIITDHHTLPEDRPPVIAIINPRYFAESHPLYHLSGVAVAYKLIEALYQSLPDIPQNPVENLLDLVAIGLIADLVQLSGDCRFLAQKGIQILQQQLKNPSRPGVARLLELCQRNGDRPTDISFGLGPRINAVSRIHGDAKFCVELLTSRDKKRCEKLALETELANTRRKSLQKDIMAQVQKKLSQLDLSTTSVIVLEDPQWQSGVLGLVAGQIAQEYSRPTILLTTGNEDDNANSTLKLARGSARSVNSIDLYQLVASQSHLLHRFGGHPLAAGLSLAVENISLFREGINQQFRQQHGDLALKGAGIEADLIVTVAELGKALFWELKLLEPYGMGNPIPKLLLQNCWFENTWHNNPKDLRGKTIQYIKTTFSLWDDSVNEGFPGVWWGHYKDELPQNTRCDVIVELDFNVYQKQYEVRLIAVRPSHVYTDFQNNFIPSDILLDWRNNTDINPSETIRILKKCPNTWNEIQQEYRRAIALSEKLALAYPSPEPLPPVLIWEKLVGMAKYLSRTGETVTIKQIQNQLNLSRYCLKLGFNVLSEFGFNCHLDQEMIHINRMSNISPQSNTKFNQFLEAIEEEQFIHQYFSRIPLPTLQTILEQIPINFEIF; from the coding sequence ATGAACGATACGCGATGGCAAATTATCACCCCTTCAGAAATTCCCTCCTGGTTTCTTGAAACTGTCAAACGTTATGCCCCTCATTCCGATGGAAAATATGCAGCACAATTATTATGGCACAGAGGCATACAAGATCCCCTGCAACTGCCCGGTTTTTTAGATCCAGACGTTTATCAGCCTAGCAGTCCTTTCGCTTTTGGACAAGAAATGAAATGGGCAATTCAACGCCTCCAACAAGCCAGAGAAAAGGGAGAAAAAATTACAATTTGGGGAGACTTTGACGCAGATGGAATCACCGCAACCAGCGTTTTATGGGATGGACTAGGAGAATTTTTTCCTCAATATCTCCAACTCGATTATTATATTCCTAATCGTTTTACCGAGTCTCATGGGTTAAACTGTTCGGGAATTGATTACCTCGCTAATGAAGGAACAAGTTTAATTATTAGCTGTGATACGGGGAGTACCAACTTAACCGAAATCGATTACGCCCATCAATTAGGAATTGATATCATTATTACCGATCATCATACTTTACCTGAAGATCGTCCCCCCGTTATTGCCATTATTAATCCTCGTTATTTTGCCGAATCTCATCCTTTATATCATCTCTCAGGGGTGGCAGTCGCTTATAAATTAATTGAGGCACTTTATCAAAGTTTACCGGATATTCCTCAAAACCCCGTAGAAAATTTATTAGATTTAGTAGCGATCGGATTAATTGCCGATTTAGTTCAATTGTCGGGAGACTGCCGTTTTTTAGCCCAAAAAGGGATTCAAATTTTACAACAACAACTGAAAAACCCCTCTCGTCCCGGTGTCGCCCGTCTATTAGAATTATGTCAAAGAAATGGCGATCGTCCGACGGATATTTCTTTTGGGTTAGGGCCAAGAATTAACGCCGTGAGTCGTATTCATGGAGACGCTAAATTTTGTGTTGAATTACTCACCAGTCGAGATAAAAAACGCTGTGAAAAATTAGCTTTAGAGACAGAATTAGCTAATACTCGTCGGAAGTCTTTACAAAAAGATATTATGGCGCAAGTGCAAAAAAAACTCTCACAATTAGACTTATCAACCACTAGCGTTATTGTCCTAGAAGATCCTCAATGGCAAAGTGGCGTATTAGGATTAGTCGCCGGACAAATTGCCCAAGAATATAGTCGTCCGACTATTTTATTAACTACAGGAAATGAAGATGATAACGCGAATTCTACTCTAAAATTAGCCAGAGGTTCAGCCCGGAGTGTGAACAGTATTGATTTATATCAATTAGTCGCCTCTCAGTCTCATTTATTACATCGTTTTGGAGGTCATCCTTTGGCGGCAGGGTTAAGTTTAGCGGTTGAAAATATTTCCCTATTTCGAGAAGGAATTAATCAACAATTTCGCCAACAACATGGAGATTTAGCCTTAAAGGGAGCAGGGATTGAAGCTGATTTAATCGTTACCGTTGCTGAATTAGGAAAAGCTTTATTTTGGGAGTTAAAACTTCTTGAACCCTATGGTATGGGAAATCCTATTCCTAAATTACTCCTACAAAATTGCTGGTTTGAGAACACTTGGCATAATAACCCCAAAGATTTAAGAGGAAAAACTATTCAATATATTAAAACAACCTTTTCTCTTTGGGATGATTCCGTTAATGAAGGCTTTCCGGGTGTTTGGTGGGGACATTATAAAGATGAATTACCCCAAAATACTCGCTGTGATGTTATCGTTGAACTGGATTTTAATGTTTATCAAAAGCAGTATGAAGTCCGCTTAATAGCTGTTCGTCCGAGTCATGTTTATACGGATTTTCAGAATAATTTTATTCCGAGTGATATTTTGCTTGACTGGCGAAATAACACAGATATTAACCCGTCTGAAACTATCAGAATCCTGAAAAAATGTCCAAACACTTGGAACGAGATTCAACAGGAATACCGACGGGCGATCGCTCTATCAGAAAAACTCGCTCTTGCTTATCCTTCCCCTGAACCTTTACCTCCTGTATTAATTTGGGAAAAGTTAGTCGGGATGGCTAAATATCTCAGTCGGACTGGTGAAACGGTTACAATTAAACAGATACAAAATCAATTAAATTTAAGCCGTTATTGTCTAAAATTAGGTTTTAATGTTTTATCTGAGTTTGGATTTAATTGTCACCTCGATCAAGAAATGATTCACATTAACCGAATGTCAAATATTTCTCCCCAGAGTAATACAAAATTTAATCAATTTTTAGAAGCGATAGAAGAAGAACAATTTATTCATCAGTATTTTTCCCGAATTCCTCTCCCAACTCTTCAAACTATCCTCGAACAAATACCGATTAATTTTGAGATTTTTTAA
- a CDS encoding response regulator: MAHNLKKILQPAGYKILSIQEPMAGFAQLIEHKPDLILLDLNMPNANGYSICKFLRETPVFGKTPIIILTAQDTVIDRAKAKLVGATDFISKPPNPQELLLMIEKYLAIANKSKKDPYEILINQPAY, translated from the coding sequence ATAGCCCATAATTTGAAAAAAATCCTCCAACCCGCCGGCTATAAAATCCTCTCAATTCAAGAACCTATGGCCGGATTTGCCCAATTAATTGAACATAAACCGGACTTAATTTTACTAGACCTAAATATGCCTAATGCCAATGGGTATAGTATTTGTAAATTTTTACGAGAAACTCCAGTCTTTGGAAAAACTCCTATAATTATATTAACGGCTCAAGATACAGTCATTGATCGCGCTAAAGCTAAATTAGTAGGAGCAACAGACTTTATCAGTAAACCCCCCAACCCTCAAGAATTATTGTTAATGATTGAGAAGTATTTAGCGATTGCCAATAAATCCAAAAAAGACCCCTATGAAATCTTAATCAATCAACCCGCGTATTAA
- a CDS encoding radical SAM protein: MVTTQSTAQFISVYGPVKSWRYGRSLGIDPIGEVSTCSFNCVYCQLGEIEHKTSDRALFIPTQKIIEDLNTFAPWDVDIITLSGSGEPTLALNLGEILQEIKTLTQKPTLVLTNGTLLGDPLVRTDLAYADKVSVKLDGIFPDQLSRINRPVRGLNFSELITGIQEFSRNYPGQLGIQTMILTPWDEVTQERYIHLINQIQPQEIHLNTPKRPKPLKHELEARGNHSNAEDRPYRVQVLKCVDDTVLHQLATRITQDTKIPVRYSI; encoded by the coding sequence ATGGTAACGACTCAATCAACCGCTCAATTTATCTCAGTTTATGGCCCTGTAAAATCATGGCGTTATGGGCGATCTTTAGGCATTGATCCTATTGGGGAAGTGTCTACTTGTTCGTTTAATTGTGTCTATTGTCAACTCGGAGAAATCGAACACAAAACGAGCGATCGCGCTTTATTTATTCCGACTCAAAAAATCATAGAGGATTTAAATACTTTTGCGCCTTGGGATGTGGATATTATTACTCTCAGTGGCAGTGGAGAACCTACCCTCGCTCTTAATTTAGGAGAAATTCTTCAAGAAATCAAAACTCTCACTCAAAAACCCACTCTCGTTTTAACCAATGGAACATTGTTAGGAGATCCCCTAGTTCGCACTGACTTAGCTTATGCGGATAAAGTTTCTGTGAAATTAGATGGGATTTTTCCCGATCAATTGTCTCGAATTAATCGCCCGGTAAGAGGATTAAATTTTTCAGAACTTATAACCGGAATACAGGAATTCTCTCGAAATTATCCAGGACAATTAGGGATTCAAACTATGATTTTAACCCCTTGGGATGAAGTCACCCAAGAAAGATATATTCACCTCATCAACCAAATTCAACCCCAAGAAATACACCTCAATACCCCCAAACGTCCTAAACCTTTAAAACATGAACTAGAAGCAAGAGGAAATCATAGTAATGCAGAAGATCGTCCTTATCGGGTACAAGTATTAAAATGCGTCGATGATACAGTTTTACATCAGTTAGCAACTCGTATTACTCAAGACACTAAAATTCCTGTCCGTTATTCTATTTAG
- a CDS encoding sucrose synthase, translating into MSGLIETVLNSEEKIVLWQFIGELRTSDKRYLLRNDIVCAFEDFCKRNGNSQKIDSSPLGQMIHYTQEIILEEESICIVYRPKIARQEVYRLREDTPIEHLSVQQLLDVRDHFVNQFHPDEGDVFEIDFEPFYDYSPTIRDSKNIGKGVRFLNRYMSSKLFQDPRQWLETLFNFLSLHCYNGITLLINGRIKNQHQLSEQVKDAIFFLNQFSDEIPFEDFRYEFQSMGFEPGWGNTAGRVKETLSILDELIDSPDDQVLEAFLSRVPMIFRIVLVSVHGWFGQEGVLGRPDTGGQVVYVLDQARSLEQQLKEDIILAGLDGYGIEPKVIILSRLIHNSDGTRCNQRLEKVHGTDNAWILRVPFRDFNPNMTQNWISRFEIWPYLETYAIDAEKELYAQFHGRPDLIIGNYSDGNLVAFLLARRLDVTQFNIAHALEKSKYLFSNLYWQDLEHLYHFSIQFTADLIAMNAANCIISSTYQEIVGRTDSVGQYESYESFTMPNLYHVVNGIELFSPKFNVVPPGVNENVYFPYTRTDERVPNKREHLEDLLFTLEDPSQVFGKLDNPSKRPIFSMARLDRIKNLTGLAECFGRSPALQECCNLILVAGKLTVNESSDSEEREEIEKLYRIIDEHNLYGKIRWLGVRLPKADSGEIYRVIADRRGVFVQPALFEAFGLTILEAMISGLPTFATQFGGPLEIIQDKVNGFYINPTNLEETADKILEFVTKCDHNPDHWIQLSNKAMERVYSTYTWKIHTSKLLSLSRIYGFWNFISKENREDILRYVESLFYLLFKPRAKELLEQHMHR; encoded by the coding sequence ATGTCAGGTTTGATTGAAACTGTCTTAAATTCAGAGGAAAAAATCGTCTTATGGCAATTTATTGGGGAATTAAGAACCTCAGATAAACGTTATTTACTGAGGAATGATATTGTCTGCGCTTTTGAAGACTTTTGTAAGAGAAATGGCAATTCACAAAAAATCGATTCTTCTCCTTTAGGACAAATGATCCACTATACCCAAGAAATTATCCTAGAAGAAGAAAGCATTTGTATAGTCTATCGTCCCAAAATTGCCAGACAAGAAGTCTATCGACTGCGGGAGGATACACCCATTGAACATCTGAGTGTTCAGCAATTATTGGATGTACGAGATCACTTTGTCAACCAATTTCATCCTGATGAGGGAGATGTATTTGAGATTGATTTTGAACCCTTCTATGATTATTCTCCTACCATTCGGGATTCAAAAAATATAGGTAAAGGGGTTCGATTTCTCAACCGTTATATGTCGAGTAAATTATTTCAAGATCCTCGACAATGGTTAGAAACATTATTTAATTTTCTCAGTCTTCATTGTTACAACGGAATTACCTTACTGATTAACGGACGCATCAAAAACCAACATCAACTTTCAGAGCAAGTTAAGGATGCCATTTTTTTCCTAAATCAATTTTCTGATGAGATTCCCTTTGAAGATTTTCGCTATGAATTCCAATCGATGGGATTTGAACCGGGGTGGGGGAATACTGCCGGAAGAGTTAAGGAAACCTTGTCTATTTTAGATGAATTAATTGACTCCCCAGACGATCAAGTATTAGAAGCATTTTTGTCACGAGTACCGATGATTTTCCGCATCGTTTTAGTCTCGGTACATGGTTGGTTTGGACAAGAAGGAGTATTAGGCCGTCCAGACACCGGGGGACAAGTGGTTTATGTTTTGGATCAAGCGAGAAGTTTAGAACAGCAATTAAAAGAAGATATCATTTTAGCGGGTTTAGATGGGTATGGAATTGAACCTAAAGTGATTATCTTAAGTCGTCTGATTCATAATAGTGATGGAACTCGTTGTAATCAACGCTTAGAAAAAGTTCATGGAACAGATAACGCTTGGATTTTGCGAGTTCCTTTCCGAGATTTTAATCCCAATATGACCCAAAATTGGATTTCTCGCTTTGAAATTTGGCCTTATTTAGAAACTTATGCCATCGATGCAGAAAAGGAACTTTATGCCCAATTTCACGGACGACCGGATCTCATCATTGGGAATTATTCTGACGGAAACTTAGTCGCTTTTTTACTTGCCCGTCGCTTAGATGTGACTCAGTTTAATATTGCCCATGCTTTAGAAAAATCTAAATATTTATTCAGTAATTTATACTGGCAAGATTTAGAGCATCTCTATCATTTTTCTATTCAGTTTACGGCAGATTTAATTGCGATGAATGCAGCGAATTGTATCATCAGCAGTACCTATCAAGAAATTGTCGGTCGAACGGATAGCGTGGGACAATATGAGTCCTATGAAAGTTTCACGATGCCTAATCTTTATCATGTGGTCAACGGAATAGAATTATTTTCTCCTAAGTTTAATGTTGTTCCACCTGGGGTTAATGAAAATGTTTATTTCCCCTATACTCGGACAGACGAGCGAGTTCCCAATAAAAGGGAACATTTAGAAGATTTGCTTTTTACCCTGGAAGATCCGAGTCAAGTTTTTGGAAAATTAGATAATCCGAGTAAGCGGCCTATTTTTTCAATGGCGCGGTTAGATCGCATTAAAAATTTAACCGGGTTAGCAGAATGTTTTGGGCGTTCCCCTGCACTCCAAGAGTGCTGTAATTTAATTCTAGTTGCTGGAAAATTAACCGTTAATGAATCAAGCGATAGTGAAGAACGAGAAGAAATTGAAAAACTTTATCGCATCATTGATGAGCATAATTTATATGGAAAAATTCGCTGGTTAGGGGTTCGTTTACCTAAAGCAGACTCAGGAGAAATTTATCGGGTGATTGCCGATCGCCGGGGCGTATTTGTACAACCGGCCTTATTTGAAGCGTTTGGTTTAACGATTCTGGAAGCGATGATTTCAGGTTTACCGACTTTTGCCACTCAATTTGGAGGGCCTTTAGAAATTATCCAAGATAAAGTCAATGGGTTCTATATTAACCCAACAAATTTAGAAGAAACCGCCGATAAAATTTTAGAATTTGTGACTAAATGCGATCATAATCCCGATCACTGGATTCAACTTTCTAATAAAGCGATGGAAAGGGTTTATAGTACCTATACTTGGAAAATTCACACTTCTAAGTTACTCTCTTTATCTCGGATTTATGGGTTCTGGAATTTTATCTCTAAAGAAAACCGAGAAGATATCCTTCGTTATGTAGAATCGTTGTTTTATTTGTTGTTTAAACCGAGAGCAAAAGAGCTTTTAGAACAACATATGCACCGTTAA
- a CDS encoding glucose-6-phosphate isomerase, with protein MEYQTLWQRYLDWLYYHQNLGFYVDISRIRFDDAFIDSIKPKFEKAFKDMEELEKGAIANPDEGRMVGHYWLRAPELAPNDEVRKEITEPLKQIEEFVAKVLKGTIKPPTADKFTDIISVGIGGSALGPQFVSEALAGDFPPMGIHFIDNTDPAGIDRVVTRLKDRLKSTLVIVTSKSGGTPETRNGMLEMRHAYEKNGLDFPKYAVAVTMPGSKMDQVAHDWLARFPMQDWVGGRTSELSAVGLLPAALQGIDIQGMLAGAKEMDEATRVKDLKNNPSALLALSWYYAGNGKGEKDMVVLPYKDSLALLSRYLQQLVMESLGKEKDLDGNTVYQGIAVYGNKGSTDQHAYVQQLREGVPNFFVTFIEVLEDRQGSSIELEPGVTSGDYLAGFIQGTRQALYENHRDSITITIPEVNPRTVGALVALYERAVSFYGSLVNVNAYHQPGVEAGKKAAASILELQQNVMKALKEAGTELDLETLSQKAGHPDKVEAVYKIVRHLAANNRGVMLKGDLGKPTTLKVSFG; from the coding sequence ATGGAATATCAGACACTCTGGCAACGCTATTTAGATTGGTTATACTATCATCAAAACCTAGGGTTTTATGTGGATATCAGTAGAATTCGCTTCGATGACGCTTTTATCGACAGCATCAAACCTAAGTTTGAGAAAGCTTTCAAAGATATGGAGGAATTGGAAAAAGGAGCGATCGCCAATCCGGATGAAGGCCGAATGGTAGGACATTATTGGTTACGCGCCCCAGAATTAGCCCCCAATGATGAGGTTAGAAAAGAAATTACAGAACCGTTAAAACAGATAGAAGAGTTCGTTGCTAAAGTCCTCAAGGGAACGATTAAACCCCCAACTGCCGATAAATTTACCGATATTATCTCCGTTGGAATAGGCGGATCAGCTTTAGGGCCGCAATTTGTATCGGAAGCATTAGCGGGAGATTTTCCGCCGATGGGAATTCATTTCATTGATAACACCGATCCGGCAGGAATCGATCGAGTGGTTACTCGGTTAAAAGATCGTCTAAAAAGTACCCTAGTCATCGTCACCTCTAAATCTGGGGGAACTCCCGAAACCCGTAACGGGATGCTAGAAATGAGACACGCCTATGAAAAAAATGGCTTAGATTTCCCTAAATATGCGGTTGCTGTGACCATGCCGGGGAGTAAAATGGATCAAGTGGCTCATGATTGGTTAGCCCGGTTTCCGATGCAAGATTGGGTAGGGGGACGGACTTCGGAGTTATCGGCAGTAGGATTGTTACCGGCGGCGTTACAAGGGATTGATATACAAGGAATGTTAGCCGGCGCGAAGGAAATGGACGAAGCAACCCGGGTTAAAGACCTGAAAAATAATCCTTCTGCTTTACTCGCCCTCAGTTGGTATTATGCGGGCAACGGAAAAGGGGAAAAAGACATGGTTGTACTGCCCTATAAAGACAGTTTAGCCTTATTGAGCCGTTACTTACAGCAATTAGTGATGGAGTCTTTGGGGAAAGAAAAAGACCTCGATGGGAATACGGTTTATCAAGGGATAGCGGTTTACGGAAACAAAGGATCAACGGATCAACACGCCTATGTTCAACAGTTACGGGAAGGAGTTCCTAACTTTTTTGTGACCTTTATTGAAGTATTAGAAGATCGTCAAGGATCATCCATTGAGTTAGAACCTGGGGTAACTTCTGGAGATTATTTAGCGGGTTTTATACAAGGAACTCGACAAGCGTTGTATGAGAATCATCGAGATTCAATTACGATTACCATCCCCGAAGTGAATCCTCGTACTGTTGGGGCGTTAGTGGCGTTGTATGAACGGGCAGTTAGTTTTTATGGGTCTTTAGTCAATGTTAACGCTTATCATCAACCGGGGGTAGAAGCGGGTAAAAAAGCGGCTGCTTCTATTCTGGAGTTACAGCAAAATGTAATGAAAGCGTTAAAAGAGGCAGGAACAGAGTTAGATTTAGAGACTCTATCACAAAAAGCAGGACATCCCGACAAAGTAGAAGCCGTTTACAAAATTGTCCGTCACTTAGCCGCTAATAACCGAGGGGTAATGTTAAAGGGTGATTTAGGTAAACCTACTACTTTAAAAGTGTCTTTTGGTTAA
- a CDS encoding L-lactate dehydrogenase, whose protein sequence is MLETLFTPNPEAEKPTPIRPRKGVIIGAGQVGMACAYSMLIQNCFDELILQDVAKDRVEGEVMDLQHGMSFLAPTDLKAGTVADVGRDADIVIITAGAAQKPGEDRLSLVQRNVTIFKSILKDVVEYCPNAIILVVTNPVDILTYVTLKITGFPSSRVIGSGTVLDTARFRSLLGQKMDIDARSVHAYIIGEHGDSEVPVWSTANVAGLKFIPESWEELSKSEQDVLSDIYNQVKNAAYEIIKLKGYTSYAIGLATTDIVTAILRSQERVLTVSSLLTGQYGIKDVCLSIPTVVNEKGILKTVNLTLNETEQQQLEHSAKVLREVFDSLNL, encoded by the coding sequence ATGCTAGAAACACTGTTTACTCCTAACCCTGAAGCAGAAAAACCCACACCCATCCGGCCTCGAAAAGGAGTTATTATCGGTGCAGGACAAGTAGGAATGGCCTGCGCTTATTCTATGCTCATTCAAAACTGCTTTGATGAACTCATATTACAAGATGTCGCTAAAGACCGGGTTGAAGGGGAAGTCATGGATCTTCAGCACGGAATGTCATTTCTTGCGCCTACAGATCTCAAAGCCGGCACAGTAGCAGACGTAGGAAGAGATGCAGACATCGTCATTATAACCGCAGGAGCAGCCCAAAAACCAGGAGAAGACCGCTTAAGTTTAGTTCAACGGAATGTCACTATTTTTAAAAGCATCCTTAAAGATGTGGTCGAATACTGCCCTAACGCCATTATACTGGTCGTCACTAACCCCGTTGATATCTTAACTTACGTCACCCTAAAAATTACCGGATTTCCCAGTTCTAGAGTCATTGGAAGCGGAACAGTATTAGATACAGCGAGATTTCGTTCTTTACTAGGGCAAAAAATGGATATAGATGCGAGAAGTGTCCACGCTTATATTATCGGGGAACATGGAGACAGTGAAGTTCCCGTCTGGAGTACCGCTAATGTGGCCGGATTAAAATTCATTCCAGAGAGTTGGGAAGAGTTATCAAAAAGTGAACAAGATGTACTGAGCGATATTTATAATCAAGTCAAAAACGCCGCCTATGAGATCATAAAATTAAAAGGCTATACCTCTTATGCGATCGGATTAGCAACCACCGACATTGTTACCGCCATTTTACGCTCTCAGGAGAGAGTTTTAACCGTCAGTAGTCTTTTAACCGGACAATATGGAATTAAAGATGTGTGTTTGAGTATTCCCACCGTTGTTAACGAGAAAGGAATCTTAAAAACCGTCAATCTCACCTTAAATGAAACCGAACAACAACAATTAGAACATTCTGCTAAAGTATTGCGGGAGGTTTTTGACTCTTTAAACCTGTAA
- a CDS encoding universal stress protein, whose protein sequence is MTISKVLIAVDKTATAFKAAKLGFSLAESLKQAEVLLIHVIDPVWTIGDPDSGLFPEQASAKLRIETEDFLNQLIEMFGKNVKAFHVVLEGKIVTEIVQTAKNYDADILVLGVHPKTGFSRLFMEDVVKEISPLVSCPVLLAYDKE, encoded by the coding sequence ATGACAATTTCTAAAGTTCTCATTGCCGTTGACAAAACCGCGACAGCTTTTAAAGCCGCAAAACTTGGGTTTTCCTTAGCAGAATCTTTAAAACAGGCAGAGGTTCTGCTCATTCATGTAATAGATCCAGTGTGGACTATTGGAGATCCAGACTCAGGATTATTTCCGGAACAAGCCTCAGCCAAATTAAGGATAGAAACCGAAGATTTTTTAAATCAACTGATAGAAATGTTTGGCAAAAATGTCAAAGCCTTTCATGTTGTACTAGAAGGTAAAATCGTCACAGAAATTGTCCAAACTGCCAAAAATTATGATGCCGATATTCTAGTATTAGGAGTGCATCCCAAAACGGGATTTTCTCGATTATTTATGGAAGATGTAGTCAAAGAAATCAGTCCCTTAGTCTCTTGTCCTGTCTTATTAGCTTATGATAAAGAATAA
- a CDS encoding DUF1269 domain-containing protein, whose protein sequence is MTDLIAIAYEDEFKAEEVRLTLAKLQREHLVELEDAAIVVKDQDGKVKLKQAINLPAAGATSGGFWGLLIGVLFLNPLLGAAVGAASGALAGALQDIGVDDNFMRELGETLQPGSSALFVLINKVTPDKVLEEVAPYGGKVLRTSLSKDQEKQLQEILSNRGIKPEEIAAQV, encoded by the coding sequence ATGACAGATCTTATAGCGATCGCTTACGAAGATGAATTTAAAGCCGAAGAAGTGCGGCTTACCCTAGCCAAACTACAGAGAGAACATTTAGTAGAACTCGAAGACGCGGCTATTGTCGTCAAAGATCAAGATGGTAAAGTTAAACTCAAACAAGCCATTAACTTACCGGCAGCCGGTGCCACCAGTGGAGGATTTTGGGGACTCTTGATCGGAGTATTATTTTTAAATCCCTTATTAGGGGCGGCTGTTGGGGCGGCTAGTGGAGCATTAGCCGGAGCTTTACAAGATATCGGAGTTGATGATAACTTTATGCGAGAACTGGGAGAAACCTTACAACCCGGCTCATCCGCGTTATTTGTGCTGATCAATAAAGTCACTCCTGATAAAGTTTTAGAAGAAGTTGCGCCCTATGGCGGTAAAGTATTGCGAACCTCTTTAAGTAAAGATCAAGAAAAGCAACTCCAAGAAATTCTCTCTAACCGAGGCATAAAACCCGAAGAAATCGCGGCTCAAGTCTAA